TTAGTTTGTgtcattttttagtaattattcaGAGAAAAGGTCACAGATAAGATATGATAagacattaattattatgtacTAAAGTATTATGAAGATgcaatattgaaaacaaaaacaatcttAATATCttgataacattttaaaattattttattttaataaaaatgggtTTTCGtagatgtttttaaattatctatattatttaagtgaactcaatttatgttttaaccattttgaaaatttgtagttatagatattatttattttattcaatttttgtgttaCTGTGATTATTTTACCACAAATTTGATATgctaatttgttttcaaattaaatatatgaatggaatcttttttttttttaaataaaatattttcaatatagttttatttgaggtgttttattttcttaaaaaccatcatttttttaagttattaatttcaGAAGCAatacatcattatttattttatgagataagagaaaaatttgtttattcaaaacCGGCAAGACGATAGCATCCATTGTAATAGCCAGGGAGCCAGTCTGAATTTCGTAAGTATCATGAAAACTTGAGGGACCTGAAATAATCATTGTATATGTCAGGAATGGCGAACCAATGGCACTGCAATATTTTGGGCACGCTTTCGATCACAAAGTTCACTCTGAAGTAATAAGAACGAACGCGAGTGAGTTGTttcataagtttatttcaaacatttccACTGCATCATTCACCAAACACGCTTTTTATTGTAAGCTTAATAAAAAAAggtcagtaaaaaaaaaaaatactaattaataataaaaacacaatttttatgagtttttattgttttgataatttcTTAATAACTAATAAGAAGATGAAACGATcgttaacaattattttcaataaataaataattcaaaaagcggaatttagcaaataaaaattgtgtttttattattaatcattatgGAATTCCACAAATTATGGctcaatacaattaataaaataaatactaagtttaagaaaaaaaggtttattgaaaaaaggtgAGTATAAGGTAtctatattacattatttataagtCTTACATGTCAAGGGTGGAGTAGTGGCTAGCAAAGTCGCCTACGGTTACAGAGTACCTTGGTTCGTATGTAGCATTGTCCCTCttatcttttaattattaaagttattataccgagataatgttttttttttttagataattgttgtgagaaccaaaagcgacaaataagtaagagagcgaggtatattttatgttattttaattcccaccccctgacagaagagtgatttatgacataagtaggaaagtgggactaaataattaatttttttttttttgtgaaacatattctcctattacaaaatcttaaaaaatttcatttaacaagaataaattttagcatgtacaaacaaaaaagcaagcaaaataagtatttttttaactttttgtaataggcgaatatgtcataaaaaaaaagtgggataaaatatataacatgttctcctgttaaaaaatttcaaattttttgttcttaacgatcgattttttattataaatacaaattttaatattttgtaataggagaatatgagtgagataaactttatgacatgttctcctattaaaaacttttaaatttagcgGAACCAAGCtatttttgtgcaaattttttatattttgtaacaggagaacatgattttaaatgatttatttatgattattttaattcccacctcctgacagaatagtgatttatgacatatgtataactgaCGTTATTTATGATAAGTGGGCGGgttataaagataatttaaattataaaaagagtggaaaaatttaacatcagaaaaaatttagtttaaaatttaacattctaACCCCTCCAGGATACGAACCTCCGTACTTTTGTATCCTAGGCAAGTGCTATACCCACACAACCATccttaattgataattttgttcggCCAAATTACGTTAGCTTTTGTATGTCTATgtatctctaccctccatagtCTATGTATTTGTCAGTAAAACATAacctaattcttttaaaataaacaaatagttattttgaaaattgtatcttaaatttttgattcttcTGATACATCTGCATCAATCAAAGTTTCAATTATACGTCCCCCTTTTATCTTATCctataattgcaaattaaaatggAAGTGGATGAAACGAATGGTGgtcaaatagattttaaaactgAAACTGCAAATATAGAAAAACTAAGTAAAGATCCTCTAGACaatgaacaaaataatgatttgCCCAATGaatctaataaaattgaaaataacagtGAAGTAGAGCAAATGGCTTATGAAGAGTTAGaaaatgttgataaaataattcttaaaactgaaattgtaagtgtagaaaaattaaatacagggtcattaaataatgaaaaagtcATGGATTTGGATAGTGAGtctaacaaatttgaaaataacattgaaATGGAGCATAAGGGTTGTAAAGGGTTCGAAAATGACAAAGCAAATGTTTCTGAAAACCAAGATAATGAAAATTCTGCAttagaaattaatgaaaaaacttCTATCGAAGAACACAATGAAGAACTTATTAGCAGTAGTCTTTATTTGCCTCAGTATAATTTAgagaacagaaaaaattttaatcaaattggtTATATCGAGTATCCGAACGATGATCAACAGAATTATATACGAGGATGTAAATGGTCCCCTGATGGTACGTGTCTATTATATGCGGTTCGTGGTGATGGAATGGCAGTAATTGAATTGCCaacaactttttataatatGGCTAGTTTGAATACAAGCACAccaagtattaaattaaaaccagTCTTGAAAATTCCCGAAAATGCCTTGTTGTACGATTTTTGCTGGTATCCAGGAATGGACAGCCAAGATCCAGCAACGTGttggtacttttttttaacttttattattttaaattagtatagtaagatattttcaaaagattACAGATACATAATCTGTATTCTTTGGTACAGGTAAagtaaaactaaatataacatTTTGGCGGCAAAATACAGTGTGttcccggatagaggtaactatacttatAAGATAGAGGTAAATTTCCTTATtatgcattttaagaaaaaaagtcattctttataagaagttttgcttattatgaaaagtatgtaggaatatttaaaacttctaaataatgtacagggtagccaaaaattggtatcactttttttttttttttgggtaaactaccctttgtttttaaaagttgacaaaatgttactaaaaaaagttactcgaaatttaACATTACTGTTTCGCCCGTGTTGAAACAACttagaacaaaactttgttgtgtccattttttccaaaactataaaagatagggagttgaaaatttgtacgtAGCTTCAACTAGAGGTccttaatgtaaataattagtttaatacataattcatattattttaataatttaatatgaaaaattcatttacagTTGGTTAACGTCTTGCCAACACGCACCAGTACAATTGTGGGACGCATTTACCGGACAATTGCGTTGCACATATCGTGGATACGATTTGGTTGATGAAGTTGAGGCTGCCTTATCTGTCAATTTTTCCACAGATGGTCAGCAAATTTATTGTGGTTACCGTAAAGCTTTAAGAACATTTAACGTGGATCGTCCTGGTAGAGattctacatattataaattaagCTACCCAGTTACATGT
The Chrysoperla carnea chromosome 4, inChrCarn1.1, whole genome shotgun sequence genome window above contains:
- the LOC123297785 gene encoding telomerase Cajal body protein 1 homolog, with translation MEVDETNGGQIDFKTETANIEKLSKDPLDNEQNNDLPNESNKIENNSEVEQMAYEELENVDKIILKTEIVSVEKLNTGSLNNEKVMDLDSESNKFENNIEMEHKGCKGFENDKANVSENQDNENSALEINEKTSIEEHNEELISSSLYLPQYNLENRKNFNQIGYIEYPNDDQQNYIRGCKWSPDGTCLLYAVRGDGMAVIELPTTFYNMASLNTSTPSIKLKPVLKIPENALLYDFCWYPGMDSQDPATCCWLTSCQHAPVQLWDAFTGQLRCTYRGYDLVDEVEAALSVNFSTDGQQIYCGYRKALRTFNVDRPGRDSTYYKLSYPVTCIATNFSQTGQIALGSWNKTIELVDDRLGTIRTIKKLTGHFGGITHLKFSPDGTCLYSGARKDNELICWDLRSPGRPLFSVYRLSDTNQRIYFDISPCGSLIFSAGTNGFVRIWNLLENSFERSSKFKEYEIPVHDDSVNSISVHPYWPIIATGSGQHHFFNTHKEYIDDDLFEIKNIENSVKLWWLGKVDEAETV